The genomic window ATCGTTAAAAAAGTAGGTGTAAATTTAATTTCTGTAATTGGAAAGTTAATGGGTTTAATTCTTGCGATCATGGGAACAGTGATGGTTACCGAAGGAATTAAGCTCACATTCAAATTATAAAAAACAAAACTTGACGACCAACAAAAGTGCGATTGTATAACAATATCTAACATCAAAATTTCATGGACTACCTTAAACTAGGACTTCTTTTTTCCGCTTTTGGATGTTTTTTTGAAGTGGTTTTCACATCCATTTATGACAGTATCGTGCAATACATCAAAGAGGGGCGGAAAAAAGTGGATGTACGATTTTTCGGGTACTGGAGTATTTTATACATCCTCGTGTATGGCGTTGTACTGAGTAGCTTTTGGATCCTTGTAGCCGTTCCTTATGTATATCCGCTTGATTGGGGACTGAGAGGGTTTATCTATGGGCTTTGTTTCCATGCAGGCGAATACATTTGTATGTACACATTACACCTTATTTTTGGGGAATCGCCTTCAGAATCGCATTACAGAGGTAAATATGATTCTGTACATGATTTTATTCGGTTGAGCTATTTTCCTATTTTTATAATTGAAGCCTTCGCTTTTGAATTGATTTATGCTTGGTTCATGTGACAAAGAGTCTTTGAACAAACAGATTACAATCTCCAATACTTCTGTCCGCTGTACTTTAAATAAATTGTGTTAGTTTTATACTTTAATTGCTTAAACAAAAAGTCAAGCAATTATATAAATCATACCATGACCATCACCCACAGTAATTTAGAGGATATTTCTGAGATTTTCAGATTGTATAAATTGGCAACCGATTTTCAGAACCTAAAATTCCCCGAAAACCAATGGCCTGAATTTGATCAAAAACTCATTAAAACTGAAGTCCTAGAAAACAGACAATTCAAATTAATAATTGACAGTAAAATAGCCTGTATATGGGCACTCACATTTAGCGACATTCAGATCTGGGAAGCACGTGAAAACCATGCTTCAATCTACATTCACCGCATTGCCACAAACCCAGAGTTTAGAGGCAATAACTTTGTGCAAACAATTGTGGACTGGGCTAAAAATTATGCTCTAAAACATAACAAGCAGTTCATTCGGATGGACACCTGTGGAAATAATCAAAAACTCATTAGCCATTACACGAACTCTGGGTTTGAGTTTTTGGGAATGAAAAAACTCAAAAATACTTCTGATTTACCTTCGCATTACCACAAAGCAGACGTGTGCTATTTTGAAATAAAATTATAGCACAAAACTACCCAAATAAATGATAATAAAGGAATTATAAATTTATTTTGTTGAATTAATTTGTTTTTTACTTAAACATTTATTAAATTTATTTTTAGGAAAATAGAACTATAACCCAATTTAAGTTTATGAACAAGCCTACATATCAAGAATTAGAAAATCAAATCTTAGCTCAAAAAACAACTATTGAGCATTTGAAAGAGAGAAAAAAGCAGTACACTGACTTACTGAATTCAACTCCAAAAATGTTTAAAATTATTGAGTTAATTTATGACGAAAATGGAAAAGGCATAGACTACTATTATCGACAAACAAATCCGGCATTCGAAATGTTCATTGGAAAGTCAAGGGAACAACTCATAGACAAACGATCAACGCAATGCTTTGAGCCTTTAGAGAATTACTGGTTGGAAACCTACAATAAGGTCATGAAGACAGGAATGCCCGTTACTTACCAAAATAATGAAACAAATAACGGACACTATTTTGAAATATTTGCTTGGAAGGTAGGCATCAACTTAATTGCTGTGATTTTTGAAGACATTACAAAGCGCAAACAAATTGAATTAAAACGAGTATCGGATAAAGAAAAAGCAGAAGAGAGCAAAAAACTTAGCAATGATTTTATAAGCAATCTATCCCATGAAATCCGCACTCCCATGAATGGGGTTTTAGGGTTTACAAAATTTCTTAGCGACCCAAATTTAACGGATATTAAAAGAAAACATTATGTGAGTATCATTCAAAACAGTGGAAAACAATTGATGCGTACCATGGATGATCTTTTAGAATTCTCAAAACTAGGAACCAAACAAGTGAAAGTCATTGAAAAAGAAGTTTGTTTAAATGATTTTTTCTTTGAATTGTTTACCGTTTTTGATGTGAAAGCCAAAGAAAACAAAATCCCTTTATATTTAAGGAAAGGGCTTTCCGATAAAGAAAGTACCGTTTTAATTGACGAAACTAAATTAAATAACGTCCTAGGCAATTTACTGGAAAATGCGCTGAAATTTACAAGAAATGGATTTATAGAATTTGGCTACAAAAAAATAGGTTCTAATTTAGAGATTTATGTAAAAGACACAGGAATTGGCATTAAAAGCGATCGTCAAAAATCCATTTTTGGGCGGTTTTCAAAAGAAGAAAAAGAATCCTCAAAGAATATTGGAGGGCTCGGTTTAGGGCTGTGGATCGCTAGAGAAAACACTAATTTACTGGGTGGG from Formosa sp. Hel1_33_131 includes these protein-coding regions:
- a CDS encoding hybrid sensor histidine kinase/response regulator, whose translation is MNKPTYQELENQILAQKTTIEHLKERKKQYTDLLNSTPKMFKIIELIYDENGKGIDYYYRQTNPAFEMFIGKSREQLIDKRSTQCFEPLENYWLETYNKVMKTGMPVTYQNNETNNGHYFEIFAWKVGINLIAVIFEDITKRKQIELKRVSDKEKAEESKKLSNDFISNLSHEIRTPMNGVLGFTKFLSDPNLTDIKRKHYVSIIQNSGKQLMRTMDDLLEFSKLGTKQVKVIEKEVCLNDFFFELFTVFDVKAKENKIPLYLRKGLSDKESTVLIDETKLNNVLGNLLENALKFTRNGFIEFGYKKIGSNLEIYVKDTGIGIKSDRQKSIFGRFSKEEKESSKNIGGLGLGLWIARENTNLLGGEITLKSKKDKGSTFFVTLPYNPALSYLDNNSSTSNLKEEEEEEEEAHKCNILIAEDEEINFLFLEILLKNEVDLNCSIVHAKNGEEAVAICRKNPEIDFVLMDLKMPVMDGFEAIKLIKEFRPELPIVAQTAFSSAEDKERVFAAGFNDFLSKPIGQEALREVINKQKEQKRINENIVFKNSQT
- a CDS encoding GNAT family N-acetyltransferase; its protein translation is MTITHSNLEDISEIFRLYKLATDFQNLKFPENQWPEFDQKLIKTEVLENRQFKLIIDSKIACIWALTFSDIQIWEARENHASIYIHRIATNPEFRGNNFVQTIVDWAKNYALKHNKQFIRMDTCGNNQKLISHYTNSGFEFLGMKKLKNTSDLPSHYHKADVCYFEIKL